A part of Solenopsis invicta isolate M01_SB chromosome 2, UNIL_Sinv_3.0, whole genome shotgun sequence genomic DNA contains:
- the LOC113002989 gene encoding uncharacterized protein LOC113002989, with the protein MSKKSKNALLEKISDLTYQNKKLKEENVNLLAVQNVSKIDSIITRVLKNVKTVDDITSKLADNTLAQMRANVDEKSNVRHKQSSSTFSFGIKEIKIELLDIAQDETETNYHNAVECNKGNILSASESREYKNETKSVLQLESDKVQLAEGVFIDKYALKNSDHSSVKKLTNDLLLHVFGSETLAASSVTGKLPNLYSKLPEGQKPKVKPMLDPHKLNACKDYVLKRFPNEKNAEKEFYNAAKRKCNNAVRRVVKTIPAP; encoded by the exons AtgtcaaaaaaatcgaaaaatgcaCTGTTAGAGAAAATCAGTGATTTAACTTATCAAAATAAGaagttaaaagaagaaaatgttaatttactCGCTGTGCAAA ACGTATCAAAAATTGACTCAATAATTACAAgagttttgaaaaatgtaaaaacagtGGATGATATTACTTCAAAACTTGCAGATAATACATTGGCtcaa atgAGGGCAAACGTTGATGAAAAGTCAAACGTGCGACACAAACAAAGTTCCAGTACCTTTTCATTTGGAATAAAGGAAATTAAGATTGAATTACTAGATATTGCACAGGACGAAACAGAAACTAACTatcataat gcTGTTGAATGTAACAAAGGAAACATTCTTTCTGCTAGCGAATCTAGAGAATATAAAAACGAAACAAAATCCGTACTACAGCTAGAG AGTGACAAAGTTCAATTGGCTGAAGGTGTTTTCATCGATAAGTATGCGTTGAAAAATAGCGATCACAGCagcgtaaaaaaattaacaaatgacTTGTTATTACATGTCTTTGGTTCCGAAACATTAGCTGCTAGCAGTGTTACTGGTAAACTACcaaatttatattctaaattacCTGAAGGTCAGAAGCCTAAGGTAAAACCGATGTTAGATCCTCATAAACTGAATGCTTGTAAAG ATTATGTTTTGAAACGATTTCCTAAcgaaaaaaatgcagaaaaagaattttacaacgcagCCAAACGCAAATGCAACAATGCAGTTCGTCGTGTAGTGAAAACTATCCCAGCTCCCTAG
- the LOC105205077 gene encoding uncharacterized protein LOC105205077 isoform X1 codes for MSFIIRHNITDVGLEDLLFLINCHLPTIVHKSKYLFLNKFPKTANIVTHFYCINCFTLFDFVGKNINTKCPDCRKKYNQKVLQHDGNFFIQLPLKEQLSNVVSSYYNNFQRTNDTNYISDIYSGSVYKSLQRKNKISDLDITLQWNTDGVQVFKSSKVSMWPIQVAINELPYRDRRNSIILCGLWYGTVKPNTQLFLKPFVNDLRDLHYNGITFTPSGQIDRITIKVHTLLSPIDSVARPVVQYISQYNGKFGCSLCFNKGERMRVGKGHARVFCGGIGIKRSKKKHEKHVEKPITEKRRVFGVKGFSLKMFIPLFNIIYSFPPEYMHCVLLGVCKTFATMWFDSKNFQKPWYIGTRVNLYDQKLKKIMTCHEISRTTDSIENFGLWKASQWKHHLLYYSLVCLKDILPLRYYKHWLLLVFSIYTILKGRFSIQEFRSAKRALQQFVEDTETLYGKEYMKYNIHLLLHISDSVKQFGALWAWSAFPFEHYNSILTKILHNSQSVPQQICKSYLRLQNIKNSTIFQNCSVSGKSLFNKMFGDSNIDKYLHFGLLKICGCAQQVELSVIEQHLITEVLGEEIMTNACSYEN; via the coding sequence ATGAGTTTTATAATTCGTCACAACATCACTGATGTCGGATTAGAAGATcttttatttctcattaacTGTCATCTTCCTACGATAGTGCACAAATCGAAATAtctctttttaaacaaatttccaAAAACTGCTAACATTGTAACACATTTCTACTGCATTAATTGTTTCACTTTATTCGATTTTGTTGggaaaaacataaatacaaaatgtccCGATTGCCGTAAAAAGTACAACCAGAAAGTATTGCAACACgatggaaatttttttatacaacttcCACTTAAAGAACAATTAAGTAATGTAGTTAGtagttattataataactttCAGAGAACGAATGACACTAATTACATATCAGATATTTATAGTGGAAGTGTGTACAAATCATTAcagcgtaaaaataaaatttccgaTCTCGATATTACACTTCAATGGAATACGGATGGGGTACAAGTGTTTAAATCTTCTAAAGTATCTATGTGGCCTATTCAAGTTGCAATTAATGAGTTACCGTACCGTGACAGACGAAACTCTATTATTTTATGTGGATTATGGTACGGAACGGTGAAACCAAACACGCAGTTGTTCCTAAAGCCATTTGTAAACGATTTAAGAGATTTACACTATAACGGTATTACTTTTACTCCATCTGGACAAATAGATCGTATAACAATAAAAGTGCACACTCTTCTTTCCCCAATCGATTCTGTTGCTAGACCAGTCGTTCAGTATATTTCCCAATATAATGGGAAATTTGGATGTAGCTTGTGTTTTAATAAAGGAGAGAGAATGCGAGTTGGGAAAGGCCATGCACGTGTCTTTTGCGGCGGAATAGGAATTAAGAgatcgaaaaaaaaacatgaaaaacatgTAGAAAAACCAATTACTGAAAAACGGCGAGTGTTTGGAGTTAAAGGTTTTTCACTAAAAATGTTTATACCTttgttcaatattatatattcctttCCGCCCGAATATATGCACTGTGTATTGCTAGGTGTTTGCAAAACATTTGCCACTATGTGGTTTGATTCAAAGAATTTTCAGAAACCGTGGTACATAGGAACAAGAGTTAATTTGTATGAtcaaaaattgaagaaaattatgaCTTGTCACGAAATTTCTAGAACTACTGACTCTATTGAAAACTTCGGATTGTGGAAAGCATCTCAGTGGAAACATCACTTACTTTATTACTCGCTTGTATGTTTGAAAGATATATTACCTTTACGTTATTACAAACACTGGCTGCTTTTAGTTTTTAGTATTTATACTATCCTAAAGGGCAGATTTAGTATTCAGGAATTCAGGTCTGCTAAACGAGCTTTGCAACAATTTGTTGAAGATACTGAAACTCTATACGGAAAGGAGTATATGAAATACAACATTCATCTTCTCCTTCATATCTCAGATAGTGTAAAACAGTTTGGTGCTTTATGGGCTTGGTCGGCGTTTCCGTTTGAGCATTACAATagtattttaactaaaatactTCACAATTCTCAGAGCGTTCCTCAACAAATTTGTAAATCTTATTTAAGATTGCAAAACATTAAGAACAgtactatttttcaaaattgcagTGTATCAGGAAAATCactgtttaataaaatgtttgggGACTCAAATATTGATAAGTATCTTCATTTTGggcttttaaaaatttgtggATGTGCTCAACAAGTGGAATTATCTGTTATAGAGCAACATTTAATAACAGAAGTTTTAGGAGAAGAAATTATGACTAATGCGTGCAGttacgaaaattaa
- the LOC105205077 gene encoding uncharacterized protein LOC105205077 isoform X2, which yields MKIRGPYKKYIENGIPKSTYFSRLKKGRQLLVDEVQNADEIQSGSSYQGSSNMNVIGDEIIGEQHVYETGRSAMSECAEDNDNTGSDREENNENLSEENN from the exons atgaaaataaggGGTccttataaaaagtatattgagAATGGAATTCCTAAATCAACTTATTTCTCACGTCTTAAAAAAGGTAGACAATTACTTGTTGATGAAGTTCAAAACGCAGAT GAAATACAATCTGGAAGTAGTTATCAAGGTTCTAGTAATATGAATGTTATCGGTGATGAAATTATTGGTGAACAACATGTTTATGAAACAGGTCGGAGTGCAATGAGCGAATGTGCTGAAGATAAT GATAATACTGGTTCAGACAGAgaggaaaataatgaaaatctaTCAGAGGAAAATAATTAG